TCTCGCGGCGTGGGGTCGAGAGAGGCCGTGGTGGAGGCCTGCCGGCTGGTCTCGGGGTGAGCGTTCATCGGTTTCCTCCCAGTGCGGTCGCCGGGTCGACGGCGGCGATGCGGGCGATGGCCACCGCTGCTCCGGTCAGGCCCAGGCCCACCAGCAGTGCGGCGGCCAGCACCACGGCTCGCGCCTCCAGTGCGAACGGCACGCCGCCGCCCACCAGGGAGCCCAGCCCGACCCCGGCGCCGATGCCGACGGCGGCCGCGGCCAGCAGCAGCACCAGCGCCTGCGCCAGCCCGTCGCGCAGCAGGTAGCCGGTGGGCGCGCCGAGCGCGCGCAGCACGGCGAGTTCGTGCTTGCGCTGGATGGTCCAGACGGTGAAGAACGCGCCGGCGACGAGTGCGCAGATCAGGTACAGGAACACCTGGATGAGGGTCAGCGTCGACGTCTCGGCGGTGTAGCCGGGAGAGGCGCCGTACGACTCGGCCAGGGTCATGCTTTCCGTGCCCGCGGCGGCGTCGCCTGCAGCCAGATCGACGCCGTCGCCCCGGACCGCGACCGCGGTGATCTCCCGCCGGGCGCGATCGGGGACGGGCTCGTCCGGCCCGGCGCCCGCGTGGATCGCCTGCCATGCGGCCAGCGGCAGATACGCGACGTCGACGTGGCCGAAGGTGTGCTGTTCGGCCAGCACGCCGACGACGGTGAGCCGGGTGCCGAGCCGGTCCACGGTCACGGTGTCACCCAGTCGCAGGCCCGCATCGACGGCGGTGCTGCTGACCACGATGCCGTCAGGGGCTGCCAGCGGTGCCCCGGTGGCGACCTGTGGGGCGAGGAACGAGCCGGGGTCGACCCCGAACAGCGCGAGGTCGATCTCGACGCCCGAGCCGCTGCGGGCGTTGATCAGGGCGCTGCCGAACGGGGCGGCCTGGGTCACACCCGGCCGGCGGGACCAGACGTCCACCGTGTCGAGGCTGATGACGCTGCGAGTGAACGCGGCGTCACGTGCGACGCCGTGGTTGAAGGCGAGTGAGGTGACCGGCAGTTGCTGCAGCCCGGACACGCCGTCGCGGACCAGGCCCTGGGACAGGCCGGAGAGGAGGACCATGAGCACGGCGATGAGAGCGATGACCGCTCCCATCAGCGCGAAACGGGCACGGGCGAAGCGGAGCTCGCGGACGGCTAGGAACACGGGCACCGTCCGACCTCTTTTGCTGACAACATGTCGGCATCTTACTGACACGGTGTCGGCAACCTGGTGGGCGGGTGGCGCCGACCGCCCGCCGCATACGTCCGGCAGGTGGGAGAGCGCCCGGCAGCCGTCACGTCATTCGGGCTCGTCCTGCGCCGGGCCGTCGTCGACCGCTGTCGCGATCGCCCCACCACCCCGGCTGACCAGGCCCAGTTCGGCGGCCCGCACGCCGGCCTGGAAGCGGGAGGTCGCGCTCACGTCGCGCATCATCTCCGCCACGTGCCGCCGGTAGGTGCGGACCGACATGCCGAGCCGCCGCGCGGCCACCTCGTCCTTGGTGCCCGCGCCCAGGTAGGTCAGGACCGACTGCGCCGTCTCCTCGCGCAGCTTGTCGCTGAGCCGGGCGATCTCGGCCAGGGGAGTGCCCGCACCCCAGCTGACCTCGAAGACGCTGCAAAGGAAGTGCACCAGTGGCTGGGCGGCCAGCAGCACCGTCTGCGCGCCGGCCCGGTCGTCGGCGCTGTTACGGAGGATCGCCTCACGGCCGTCGGTGATGACGAGGTTCTGGCCCTGGAAGTCCCACGACCGGAAGCCGGGGTGGTCGCACAGCGCCCGGTCCGCGGCGGCCAGCGGGCCGGTGGCCGAGGCCGGCACCAGCGCCTTGACCTGGACGCCGCGCCGGTCGGCGTGCCGGAGCAGGTCGACGGTGTGGTTGCGGCGGTCGTCGGCGATGTCCCCGGCCGACAGCACGCACAGCACCTCGCGGCGCGCCCGCATGATCGCCTCGCCCGCCACCGCGTGGAACACCGCGTCGTCGCCGGGCAGGTGGCGGATGTGGTGGCCGTTGCCGCGCCGCCGCGACATGGCCCGTTCGATCAGCTCCTGGGCCTGGGACAGGACCGTCTCCACCTCGTCGTGGTGGTCCGGTGCCGGCTCGAACGGACGTGACCTGGGGTGACCTGCCCGGGGTTCGTGGAACCCCCGGTGCGGCAGGCCGCTCTGCGATGCCTTCATCAAAACTCCCCCCGAGTTTCGGACTGCTGGCAGGAACATGACGTGCTCGAATGTTTCGGCCGCGCGCCCCTCCACGCACGTAGCCATCCACAAACTACGATCGGGATGTTTCCGGCCGATGTTCCCGTCCGTACACGTGTGGCGACTGCGCAGCTGTACAGAGCCTTGTCCGGGCGGCACGGCGCTTCAAGATCACGAGCCTAGGCCAATGTGGACGGTCCCGCAATCACGGAAAGGTGTCAGCAGGGCGAACGATGGCGCTGATTGGGGTCAGACCGGCGCATTGCCGACGCTGACCTGCGCCTGCGACTCGGCCGCCCGGGCGGCTGAGAACAATGTCACCTGCGTAGACAACGATCTCCGTCGCATCGGCGACAGGCGTCCGGACTTCGGGACGGCGGCTTGGCAGCTTGTGGTCACACTCCGCCCGCCGGCGGCTCCTCCGCTGGCAGCTTGCTGCGGCGACGTTCCGTTCGGCTTGCGCGCTGCGGTTTCATGGACCCCGCCCACGGACGGGCAGCAGGCTGGAGCGACCGCGAGGGGATGGCGCATGTCCAACGTGTACGTGAGCGACTTCGTGTACGCGCTCGGCTCCCGCAAGACACACGTCACCGAGTCCGAGGCGGCCGGACGGCTGCTGTCGTCGGCCGAGGACCTGGAGTCGGCGGGCTTCGCCTGGCACCACCTGTGCGAGCCGGGGGAGTCCGCGTACGGCCTCGCCGAGGCGGTCACCCAGCAGCTGGCCGAGACCGGCCGGCTGACCGGGATCGACGCCATCGTCTACGCCACCTGCCTGCCGCTCAACGGCAACGCCGGCGACCCGGCCGAGTTCGCCCGCACCCGCGACGTGAAGCACCTGATGGACTTCCCGGCCAGCCGCCTGCAGGCCGCCTTCGGCCTCACCGACGCGGTGGTGCTGGGCCTGAACCAGCAGGCGTGCACGGCGATGCCGGGTTCGGTGCGCCTGGCGGGCGCGCTGCTGGCCGCCGAGCCGAGCTGGCGCAAGGTGCTGTGCGTGACGGCCGACCGCTTCCCGGACGGCGCGATCTACGAGCAGGCGTACAACCTGATCTCCGACGGCGGCGCGGCCTGCCTGGTGGGCCGCGAGCCGGAGGGCTTCCGGCTGGTGAGCGCGCACCAGATCACCAACGGCGCGCTGGGCCAGGCCACCGACGACGAGACCGTCGGCTCCTACTTCTCCTTCACCCACCGGCTGTTCCGGGAGTCGCTGGACCGGGCCGGGCTCACCGTCGCCGACGTGGACTGGGTGGTCACCCAGAACACCAACGACAAGGCCTGGCAGATCCTCGCCCGGCTGCTCGGCGTGCCGCTCGACCGGGTGTGGTTCCCGTCCATGCCCGACGCCGGGCACATCATCTCGGCCGACAACATCGTCAACCTGGCGCAGCTGATCGCGTCCGGGCAGCTGCGGCCAGGCCAGCGGGTGGTGCTGATGATGGCCGGCTTCGGGCTGAACTGGCAGAGCCTGATCCTGGAGGCGGTGTGACCGTCACCGCCGCCGCGCGGCTGCGCGATGCCATCGCGTCGCTGAAGGAGACCTCGGACCGGCTCAGCCGGCTGTCGCAGCGCTCCTACCAGAATCCGTACACGGCCGTGGACTGGCCGGAGTCGGTGGACCCGGAGACGGAGTGGTTCAGCTCGCCGGAGCTGCTCAGCCTGTACGGCACGCCGGTCTGGGACACCCTGGACGAGCGGGCGCGCTGCCGGCTGGCGTTCCACGAGGCGGCCAACTTCTACAGCCTCAACATCCACGGCGAGAAGGGCCTCATGCAGGGGCTGGCCGCCCGGCTCTACCGGCGTGACCTCGCCGACGTGGCCGACTACCTGCACCACTTCCTCGACGAGGAGAACAAGCACAGCATCTTCTTCGGCGGCTTCTGCACCCGCTACGCCCGGGTCTACCCGACCAAGCAGGTGTCGTTCGAGGTGAAACGGCCGCGCGACGTGGAGGACTTCCTGTTCTTCGCCCGGGTCATGATCTTCGAGGAGATCGTCGACCGCTACAACTGGTGGCAGGGCCGCGACGAGCGCCTGCACCCGGTCGCCCGCTTCATCAACAACAACCACCACTTCGAGGAGGCGCGGCACCTGATCTTCGGGCGCCGCCTCGTCGAGGCGATGTGGCGGGCCTGCGCCCCCGCCTGGGACGACGAGCTGATCGAGGACGTGCGCGAGCACCTCACCCAGTTCCTCGTCACCAGCTGGCGCGAGTACTACAACCCCGGCGTGTACGCCGACGCCGGGCTGGCCGACCCGTACGACCTGGCCGAGCAGGCCTGGGCCGCGCCCGCGCAGCGCGAGCACCGGCGGCGCACCTCCACCAAGCTGCTCGGTCACCTCACCTCCACCGGAATCCTGGTCAAGGAGCCTGCCGATGCATTCTGAGCCCGAGATCCGCCAGGCGCTGCGGGAGTGGATCCTCGGCAAGGCCAGGGACCTGGACCCGGCCGAGCTGACCGGCACCACCCCGCTGTTCGAGCGCCGCTACCTGCGCTCGCTGCACGTGCCGGAGCTGCTGCTGCTCCTGGAGCGGCTGCGCGGCGAGCCGATCGACGTGGAGGACCTGGGCGCGGGCGACTTCCGCGACATCGACACGCTGCTGGCGAAGTTCGGCCCGGCGCGGGCGGCGTCGTGACCGTCACCGTGTCGGCGGGGCTGTCCTCGATCGGGCTGCGCTGGTACGAGACCGGCCAGGCCGGGCTGAGCGGCCCCCTGCTGCGCCTGGCGGAGGAGTGCGACCGGGCGTTCCGTACCCTCGCCTCGGTCTGGGAGGCGGCCGACGAGCGGCATCCGGCCGCGCTGCCCGCCGAGCGGCTGCAGCGGCTGGACTACCTGCACTCGTTCCCGCACCAGGCGACGTTCCCGGTCCGGCTGGACCCGGCCCATCTGGACGAGTTCCTGGCCGGGGAGCCGGTCACCGAGAGCGGCGCGGTGGACCTCACCCCGCTGGCCCCGGTGACCTCGGTGCTCACCCCGGCCGCCTGCTACCACCTCTACCACGCGCACGAGGGCAGCAGCTTCTCCGCGCCGGTGTACCTGACCACCCGCAACACCTGCTACCGGCACGAGGAGCGCTACGAGCCGCTGCGCCGCCAGTGGGCGTTCACCATGCGCGAGATCGTGTGCCTGGGCACGCAGGACGAGACGGAGGCGTTCCTGGCGCAGGCCCGCGCGGTGACCGACGAGTTCCTCGGGCTGCTGGACCTGCCGGTGGCGTGGCCGACGGCGACCGATCCGTTCTTCCGGCCGCGCGACAACCCGCAGTACCTGATGCAGCGGCTGCAGCCGAGCAAGCACGAGGCCACCTACGGCGGCGACCTGGCCATCGCGTCGGTGAACCTGCACCACGACCACTTCGGCGCGGCGTTCGGCCTGCGCCGGGCCGGGCGCCCGGTGAACACCGCCTGCCTGGCCTTCGGGATCGAGCGCTGGCTGTGGGCGATCACCGACCGGCACGGCCTCGACCCGTCCGACTGGCCGTCGCCCGCCCAGGCGGCGGTCACCGTGGCCACCCGCACGGTGGCCCGCGAGGTGCAGCTGTGAGCGAGGGAGCACGCGCATGCGCATCCTGATCACCGGAGCCGACGGCTACCTGGGCCGCCGGGCCGTGTCGGCGCTGCTGGAGACGACCGACGGCGAGTTCGTGCTGGCCGTGCGCGCCGCCGACGCGGCCGAGCTGGCCGCCAAGCGGGAGCGGCTGGACGCCGAGCTCGGCCGCGCGGCGCCGGGCCGGGTCACCGTGGTCGGCGCGGACCTCACCCGCGACGACGCGCTCGCCGAGGTGGACCCGCGCCGGGTGACCGCGATCGTGCACGCCGCGGCCGTCACCCGGTTCAGCGTCGACCGGGAGACCGCGCAGCGGGTCAACGTGGACGGCACGGTGCGGCTGGCCCGGTTCGCCCGGCGCTGCCCGGACCTGGGCCGCTTCACGCTGCTGTCCACGCTGTACACCGCGGGCCGGCACACCGGCGACGTGCCCGAGCGACGCCACGAGGACGCCGGGTTCGTCAACTTCTACGAGTGGTCCAAGTGGCGGGCCGAGCAGCACCTGTTCGACAGCGGGCTGCCGCTGTCGGTGCTGCGGCTGCCCACCGTCATCGCCGAGGACGACGGCGGCACGGTGGGGCAGTACAACGCCTTCCACAACACGCTCAAGCTGTTCTACTACGGCCTGCTGTCGCTGATGCCGGGCGAGCCGTCGACCCCGCTGGCGCTGGGCACCGCGGCGTTCACCAGCGCGGCCGTGGCGCACCTGGTCCGCCCGGAGGTCCCGGCCGGGATCTACCACGTGACCCCCGACCCGGCGCAGACGCTGACCCTGGGGCAGCTCATCGACCTGACGTTCGACGTGTACGAGCGGGACGACAACTTCCGGCGGCGCAACCTGATGCGCCCGATCTACTGCGACCGGCAGAGCTTCGACGACATGGTGGACATCGCCCGGCGGCTCAAGGGCGGCCCGATCGAGCAGGCGGTGGCCTCGGTCGCCCCGTTCGGCACGCAGCTCTACCTGCACAAGACGTTCCGCAACGAGGCGCTGCGCGCGGCCTGGCCGGGCTACGCGGCGCCCGATCCGCTGGCGCTGGCCGACGCGGTCTGCGACCACCTGGTCGCCTCGCGCTGGGGCCGGCAGCCGGTGACCCGTCAGCTGGAGGGCGCGCTGTGAACAAGCAGGCCGTGAGCGAGAACGAGCGCTGGCTGCTCAGCTACTACCGGGCCTCGGAGATCAACGGGGCGCTGTTCTTCGGCCGGGTGGCCCGCACCGTACGCGGCCCGCTGCTGGTGGACGTCACGCACCACTTCACCGACGAGGCCAACCACGCCAACTACTGGACCAGATGCCTGGACGACATGGACCTGACGCCGGTCCCGCAGAACCGCGCCTACCAGGACCAGTACCTGGAGGCGGTCGGCATGCCGGCCAACGTCATGGAGGTCATGGCGATCACCCAGGTCTTCGAGAAGCGGGTCATCGGCCAGTACGGCCGCCACCAGCGCTACGCGGGCACGCATCCGCTGGCGAAGGCGACCATCCAGAAGATCATGCTCGACGAGCGCTGGCACGTGAAGTACGTCCGCGACGCCCTGGCCGACCTGGCCGGCAAGTACGGCGCCGAGCTGATCGACACGACCCTGGCCCGGTTCACCGCCGCCGACGACGAGGTCTACGCCAAGACGCTGGCGGAGTACGGCCAGCGCCTGGAGTTCCTCGGCGAGACCACCGAGCACTACCACGGAACCGAAACGGAGTAAGCGATGCAGGCCACCTTCGCGGCCGTCGCCGAGCGGATCAGCGTCACCTCGGGTGTCGCGGTCGACCGGCTGCGCCCCGAGACGACGCTGAAGGAACTCGCTCTCGACAGCTTCCTGCTGGTCGAGATGGCCGTCGACCTGCAGGAGGAGTTCGACGCCATCTTCACCCAGGAGGACCTGCACCGGGTGAGCACCGTCGGTGACCTGGTCGAGCTGCTCAACACCACGCAGGCCGCCGACGTGCGGGCGCGGTCGGCGGCGAACCATGGCTGAGCGTTTCGCGCACGCGATCCGCCGGTATCGGTGGCTGCTGCTGGCCGCCTGGCTCGTGGTGCTGACCGGGGCCGGGGTCGCCGCGCTGCCGCTGGCCGGCAAGCTCAGCGGCGGCGGCTGGTACGTCTCGGGCTCCGACTCCCAGCTCGCCGCCCAGGCGCTGCGCTCCGGCTTCACCGGCCGGGGCGAGAGCAACCTGGTCGTGCTCGTGCACGACGAGCGGCACACCGCCGCCGACCCGCAGTTCGCCGAGCGCGCCGGGCGGGCGGTGCGGGCGGTCCTGGACGACGAGCGGCTGGACGCGGCCAGCTCGTACGGCTGGCTCAGCCTCACCGGCCCCGGCCGGGACGCGTTCGTCGGCGACGACCGGCGCACCGTGGTCACCCTGGTCGGCCTCGACGTCGACGACGGCACCGCGCGCCGGGTGCTGCCCGGCGTGCAGGGCGAGCTGGCCGACCGGTTCGCCGCCGAAGGGCTGCGGGTGTCGCTGGTCAGCGCCGCGTCGCTGTTCGGCGAGATCAACGCGCTGAGCCAGAGCAGCCTCACCGAGGCGGAGCTGATCGCGTTCCCGCTGATCCTGGTCATCCTGCTGTGGCTGTACCGCAGCGTGGTGGCCACCGCGGTGTCGTTCGTGGTCAGCATGACCGCCCTCGGCCTGACCTTCGGCCTGCTGTCCCTGCTGGCGAGCCGGTTCGAGCTGTCCATCTTCGTGCAGAACGCGGCCACGATGATCGGCCTCGGCGTCAGCGTCGACTACTCCCTGATCATCATCTCCCGGTACGCCGAAGAACTGCGGCGCGGCCGCGACCGCTTCGAGGCGCTGGTCACCACGCTGCGTACCAGCGGCGAGACGGTGCTGTTCTCCGGCCTGATCGTGGCCCTGTCCACGTCCGCGCTGTTCCTGGTGCCGCTCAACGTGATCGGCTCGATCGCGCTGGGCATCGTGCTGGTGGTCGCGTTCGCCGTGCTCAGCAGCGTGCTCGTGCTGCCCGTGGTGCTCTACCTGCTCGGCGACCGGGTGCTCAAGGGCGCGGTCAAGCTGCCCGGCGGCCGGGCCCGCTCGCTGGAGGTGTCCGAGAACCCGTGGTACCGGCTGGCGATGCGGATCATGCGCCGTCCGGTGCTGTGGCTGCTGCCCCCGGCGATCGCGCTCATCGCGCTGGCCGTGCCCGGCCTGGGCATGAGCACGTTCACGCCCGACGCCAGGGTGGTGCCCGAGTCCTCGCCGGTCCGCTACGGCTACGACCTGATGCGTGAGCAGTTCGGCTCCGGCGCCGCCTCACCGATGCAGGTGGTGGTGACCGTCGCGGGCGACCTGACCGACGCGCACGGGGCGGCGCTGACCGGCCTGGCCGAGCGCCTGCGCGCGCTGCCACACGTCGAGCGGGTCGACTCGCCGCTGGACGTGCTGCGCGCGGTGGATCCGGCCCGGCCGGTCGCGGCGCTGGCCGCGCTCGACCGGCTGCCGGCCGACGCCCGCCAGACCGTCGAGCACTTCGTCTCCGCCGAGCGCGACACCGTCGTGCTGGAGGTCATCCCGGACGACCATGCGGCCAGCCCGGGTGTCATCGCGCTCTACGACCGGGTGCGGGCCGAGGTCGCGAAGCTGCCGCAGGACAGCCTGCGCGGCGTCGTCGGCGGCGAGACCGCCGAGGGCGTCGACGCCAACCAGGCCATCAGCGACAAGCTGCCGTACGTCCTGGGCATCATGCTCCTGATCATCTACGTGCTGCTGCTGGTGACGTTCCGGTCGCTGCTGCTGCCGCTGAAGGCGATCGTGCTCAACCTGCTGTCCGTCGGTGCGACGTTCGGCCTGCTCGCGATCGTGTTCCAGCACGGCTTCGGGGTGGAGCTGCTCGGCACGGTCAGCCACGGGTACGTGCAGAACTTCGTGCCGATCCTGCTGCTGGCCATCCTGTTCGGGCTCAGCACCGACTACGAGGTGTTCCTGCTCAACCGGGTCCGGGAGGAGTGGCAGCGCACCGGCGACGACACCGTCAGCGTCGCCACCGGCCTGGCCCGCACCGCGCCGCTGATCTCCGGTGCGGCGGTGCTGATGCTCGCCGTGTTCGGCGCGTTCACCCTCACCGGCATCAACCCGATCCAGCAGCTCGGCTTCGGCCTGGCCGTCGCCGTCGCGCTGGACGCCACCCTGATCCGCCTGGTCATCGTGCCCGCCTCGATGCGCCTGATGGGCCGGTGGAACTGGTGGCTGCCGGGCCGCCGCCCCGCCGCCCCTGTCCCGTCACCCGCTCTGCCCGTACGAGAGGACGCCCTGCGTTGAACGAGCCCGTCCTGGTCCTGCTGACCCTGAACTTCGCGTTCATCGGCATCCTGCCGCGGATCTTCTTCCGGTCCGACGGCACGCTCAACGCCCGCTGGTGGGCGACGGCGAGCCCGTTCTTCGTCGCGTGCCTGTTCCTGGTCGGGGCGTACTTCGCCGGCTGGGCCGCGCTGGCGCCCGCGTCGTGGTCGCGGTGGCTCGCGGTGGCCGCGGTGCCGTTCAGCGTCGCGTCGGTGGCCCTGATCTGGATGACGCTCGGCACCCACCGCATCCCGATCTCGCTGTGGCACCAGGAGAACGACGCGCCGCGCAGCATCGTCACCTACGGGGCGTACCGCTGGATCCGGCACCCGTTCTACGCGTCGTTCATCTTCGCGCTGTTCGCCGCGCTGCTCTACCACCCACACTGGGTCACCGGCGCGACGTTCCTCTACGGCGTGATCGCGCTGAACCTCACCGCCGCCCGCGAGGAGCGCCGCCTGGCGGTCTCCGAGTTCGGCGCGGAGTACCAGGAGTACATGGGTCGCACCGGGCGGTTCACGCCGAGGCTCGGCGCACCCGTCAGGGTCGCCTGACACGCGGCTCCAGGGATGCGGGGGTGTCCCTGGAGCCGCCTTCTCCGCAGCAGAGCACACCGGCCAATCCAGGGGGGACGACGTGCCGGACATCCACACCGGATGGCTCACCGAGCCGCATCCGGACCGCGGGGTGCACCTCGCCGACGAGACCGGCGGCTGGACCTACGCCTCCTACCCGGAGCTGGCCACGGCCGCCCGGCGCACCGCCGCGCAGCTCGCCGCGGCCGGGGTGCGTCCCGGTGACGCGGTGTGCGTGCTGATGCCCACCGGCTACCCGGTGCTCACCGTGATCTACGGGGTGTGGGCGGCCGGCGCGGCGATCTGCCCCGTCGTGCCGCCCAGCTTCCAGCGCGAGGACGAGTACGTCGCACACGTGGCCGCGATCCTGGAGCAGGCGCAGCCGAGCCTCGTGGTGACCAGCGCCGGGCTGGAGCCGGTCGCGGTGCGGGCGATGGCCGCCGCCGGGCGGACCGACGCGCCGCTGGTGCCCCGCGAGGACGCCACCGAGGAGCTGACGCCGCAGCCGCGGGGTGAGCTGGCGCTGCTCCAGTTCACCTCCGGGTCCACCGGCCGCCCGCGTGGAGTGCGGGTGACCTGGGACAACCTGGCGGCCAACTTCCGGATCATCGCGCGGATGAACGCGTGGCGCGACGGCGACGCGATGGCCTCGTGGCTGCCGCTCTACCACGACATGGGGCTGATCGGGCTGTTCCTGTTCCCGATCTGCCACCAGGGCTCGCTGTGGCTGATGCGCCCGGACCAGTTCATCCGCGACCCGCTGCGCTGGCTGGCCTGCTTCGCGCCGGGCAAGGCCACGGCGTCGGCGTCGCCGTCGTTCGCGTTCGCGTACGCGACCCGGCGCGTGAAGCCGGAACGGCTGGCCGGCCTGGACCTCAGCGAGTGGAAGTCGGTCTGCATCGGGGCGGAGACCACCGACGTCGCGGCGCTGGCCGGGTTCGCCCGGTTCGCCGCCGGGACCGGCTTCCGGCCGCACACCTTCCAGCCGTCGTACGGCCTGGCCGAGTGCACCCTGGCCGTCACGTCACCCCCGCCCGGCGACCTGGCCGAGGTGGTCCGGCCCGACTGGGCCAAGCTGCGTTTCGGCGAGCCGGTCCAGCTCGACGCCAAGGGACGGCTGTCGGAGGCGGACACCCCGCCCGGCTCCGGCTGGATGATCGGCCACGGCCTGCCCGACCCGGCCGACGACCTCACCGTCCGGCTGGTCGACCATGACGGCGGCGA
The Catellatospora sp. IY07-71 DNA segment above includes these coding regions:
- a CDS encoding AMP-binding protein, which translates into the protein MPDIHTGWLTEPHPDRGVHLADETGGWTYASYPELATAARRTAAQLAAAGVRPGDAVCVLMPTGYPVLTVIYGVWAAGAAICPVVPPSFQREDEYVAHVAAILEQAQPSLVVTSAGLEPVAVRAMAAAGRTDAPLVPREDATEELTPQPRGELALLQFTSGSTGRPRGVRVTWDNLAANFRIIARMNAWRDGDAMASWLPLYHDMGLIGLFLFPICHQGSLWLMRPDQFIRDPLRWLACFAPGKATASASPSFAFAYATRRVKPERLAGLDLSEWKSVCIGAETTDVAALAGFARFAAGTGFRPHTFQPSYGLAECTLAVTSPPPGDLAEVVRPDWAKLRFGEPVQLDAKGRLSEADTPPGSGWMIGHGLPDPADDLTVRLVDHDGGELPDGCLGEIAVRGGSVAAGYHAGRAGVSSRFVDGELRTGDAGFLHEGQLYVLGRMGESVKLRGRNVYVEDLDVKVAAAAGVERGNVVVVGALREGRPGLVVFVEANPGPWTEDVAAQLRGEFGPDPFLTVVAGRRGLIHRTSSGKPRRRHMWELLQSGAMPRATVSHH
- a CDS encoding 3-oxoacyl-[acyl-carrier-protein] synthase III C-terminal domain-containing protein — translated: MSNVYVSDFVYALGSRKTHVTESEAAGRLLSSAEDLESAGFAWHHLCEPGESAYGLAEAVTQQLAETGRLTGIDAIVYATCLPLNGNAGDPAEFARTRDVKHLMDFPASRLQAAFGLTDAVVLGLNQQACTAMPGSVRLAGALLAAEPSWRKVLCVTADRFPDGAIYEQAYNLISDGGAACLVGREPEGFRLVSAHQITNGALGQATDDETVGSYFSFTHRLFRESLDRAGLTVADVDWVVTQNTNDKAWQILARLLGVPLDRVWFPSMPDAGHIISADNIVNLAQLIASGQLRPGQRVVLMMAGFGLNWQSLILEAV
- a CDS encoding ferritin-like domain-containing protein, which gives rise to MNKQAVSENERWLLSYYRASEINGALFFGRVARTVRGPLLVDVTHHFTDEANHANYWTRCLDDMDLTPVPQNRAYQDQYLEAVGMPANVMEVMAITQVFEKRVIGQYGRHQRYAGTHPLAKATIQKIMLDERWHVKYVRDALADLAGKYGAELIDTTLARFTAADDEVYAKTLAEYGQRLEFLGETTEHYHGTETE
- a CDS encoding ABC transporter permease, producing the protein MPVFLAVRELRFARARFALMGAVIALIAVLMVLLSGLSQGLVRDGVSGLQQLPVTSLAFNHGVARDAAFTRSVISLDTVDVWSRRPGVTQAAPFGSALINARSGSGVEIDLALFGVDPGSFLAPQVATGAPLAAPDGIVVSSTAVDAGLRLGDTVTVDRLGTRLTVVGVLAEQHTFGHVDVAYLPLAAWQAIHAGAGPDEPVPDRARREITAVAVRGDGVDLAAGDAAAGTESMTLAESYGASPGYTAETSTLTLIQVFLYLICALVAGAFFTVWTIQRKHELAVLRALGAPTGYLLRDGLAQALVLLLAAAAVGIGAGVGLGSLVGGGVPFALEARAVVLAAALLVGLGLTGAAVAIARIAAVDPATALGGNR
- a CDS encoding MMPL family transporter, producing the protein MAERFAHAIRRYRWLLLAAWLVVLTGAGVAALPLAGKLSGGGWYVSGSDSQLAAQALRSGFTGRGESNLVVLVHDERHTAADPQFAERAGRAVRAVLDDERLDAASSYGWLSLTGPGRDAFVGDDRRTVVTLVGLDVDDGTARRVLPGVQGELADRFAAEGLRVSLVSAASLFGEINALSQSSLTEAELIAFPLILVILLWLYRSVVATAVSFVVSMTALGLTFGLLSLLASRFELSIFVQNAATMIGLGVSVDYSLIIISRYAEELRRGRDRFEALVTTLRTSGETVLFSGLIVALSTSALFLVPLNVIGSIALGIVLVVAFAVLSSVLVLPVVLYLLGDRVLKGAVKLPGGRARSLEVSENPWYRLAMRIMRRPVLWLLPPAIALIALAVPGLGMSTFTPDARVVPESSPVRYGYDLMREQFGSGAASPMQVVVTVAGDLTDAHGAALTGLAERLRALPHVERVDSPLDVLRAVDPARPVAALAALDRLPADARQTVEHFVSAERDTVVLEVIPDDHAASPGVIALYDRVRAEVAKLPQDSLRGVVGGETAEGVDANQAISDKLPYVLGIMLLIIYVLLLVTFRSLLLPLKAIVLNLLSVGATFGLLAIVFQHGFGVELLGTVSHGYVQNFVPILLLAILFGLSTDYEVFLLNRVREEWQRTGDDTVSVATGLARTAPLISGAAVLMLAVFGAFTLTGINPIQQLGFGLAVAVALDATLIRLVIVPASMRLMGRWNWWLPGRRPAAPVPSPALPVREDALR
- a CDS encoding isoprenylcysteine carboxylmethyltransferase family protein yields the protein MNEPVLVLLTLNFAFIGILPRIFFRSDGTLNARWWATASPFFVACLFLVGAYFAGWAALAPASWSRWLAVAAVPFSVASVALIWMTLGTHRIPISLWHQENDAPRSIVTYGAYRWIRHPFYASFIFALFAALLYHPHWVTGATFLYGVIALNLTAAREERRLAVSEFGAEYQEYMGRTGRFTPRLGAPVRVA
- a CDS encoding diiron oxygenase, with amino-acid sequence MTVTAAARLRDAIASLKETSDRLSRLSQRSYQNPYTAVDWPESVDPETEWFSSPELLSLYGTPVWDTLDERARCRLAFHEAANFYSLNIHGEKGLMQGLAARLYRRDLADVADYLHHFLDEENKHSIFFGGFCTRYARVYPTKQVSFEVKRPRDVEDFLFFARVMIFEEIVDRYNWWQGRDERLHPVARFINNNHHFEEARHLIFGRRLVEAMWRACAPAWDDELIEDVREHLTQFLVTSWREYYNPGVYADAGLADPYDLAEQAWAAPAQREHRRRTSTKLLGHLTSTGILVKEPADAF
- a CDS encoding SDR family oxidoreductase — its product is MRILITGADGYLGRRAVSALLETTDGEFVLAVRAADAAELAAKRERLDAELGRAAPGRVTVVGADLTRDDALAEVDPRRVTAIVHAAAVTRFSVDRETAQRVNVDGTVRLARFARRCPDLGRFTLLSTLYTAGRHTGDVPERRHEDAGFVNFYEWSKWRAEQHLFDSGLPLSVLRLPTVIAEDDGGTVGQYNAFHNTLKLFYYGLLSLMPGEPSTPLALGTAAFTSAAVAHLVRPEVPAGIYHVTPDPAQTLTLGQLIDLTFDVYERDDNFRRRNLMRPIYCDRQSFDDMVDIARRLKGGPIEQAVASVAPFGTQLYLHKTFRNEALRAAWPGYAAPDPLALADAVCDHLVASRWGRQPVTRQLEGAL
- a CDS encoding acyl carrier protein, producing the protein MQATFAAVAERISVTSGVAVDRLRPETTLKELALDSFLLVEMAVDLQEEFDAIFTQEDLHRVSTVGDLVELLNTTQAADVRARSAANHG